The window CTACCTCCCCGAGGTTTCCCCGATTAGGCTATCAGCCTAATCCAAGTTTCTTTTCAATTGACGATGTCAACGCCCGCTCAAACCATCGCCGCAGTTTCTGACGAATGATCGATTGCCGAGGTTCACGGATGCTATCGCGATGACTAGTATTGCTTTGGTTGGCGCGCCCCGAGCAAACCTGATCGGGACGGCCATGGAACAACTGCGGGCCGGAGATGCCGCTTTGCGACATCATCCGGCTGGACGCTCGATCACTTGGGCGCGTACTGCATTTCCCCGTTGCCAAAGGACCAGTCTTCGCGCGCGGAATCTACCAGGTTGATGAAAATATCGGACTTCGAGACTTTGCCTTTGACGTGAATGTCTTCGGCAATTCTCCTGTAGAATTCCTTCTTTACTTCGATCGATCTTCCAGCAACCCAGGTGACCTGAATGAAGATGATGTTACGCGAGTACTGAATGCCCAGGTAGCCGTCAGCAGGAAAGACGAGTTCGTCGGCCGTATGACGCGTGATGATCTGGAACTTGTCGTTCGCGGGAACGTTCGCGACTTCCACCATCGCATCATAAACCGCCTCGCTTACGGTGCGCACGAGTTCCGCCGATGCGTCCTTGCTTAGATTAATTCTGGCTAATGGCATTTCTCTCTCCTTCGTGAATTTCCCGCAGCGTCAACGAACGCTCGGAAGGCGTCGATCCGAAATCCTTCTTGGCCAACTCGGTGGGCCGAACTTGTCGCGATCCATGCGAACTGTTTTGCCTTCGAGTTGATGGTCTAGAACGGAATAGGCTAGACAGTAACTTGCATCAAGCGCATAATATTCATCCATAGCATGCGAGTACGGCATCATGATTGACGATCTACGGGCTTTTGTGGCTGTGGTCGATGAGAAGTCGCTGACCAAGGCCGCATCAAAATTGCATCTCACCCAATCGGCAATTTCCCGACGCATTCAGCAGCTTGAAGAGACATTGGGAGCGTCATTGCTCGACCGCACGAATAGACCTCCCAACCCAACGCTCCTTGGCAGTCGCGTGTATGAGAAGGCTATTCCCATTCTTCACGCCATCAATCACTTGGTGGCCCTGCCGAAGGAAGACGCAACGCCTTCGGGAATCCTGCGCCTCGGTGTTACTCATGCAATCGGCGACATGATTCTGGCCGACTCCATCAAGCGAATGAGGGAAGAATTTCCTTTGCTCGACGTCAGGCTACGGACTGAGTGGAGCACAGGGCTTTCGAAACAAGTGATCTGCAGCGATCTCGATGCGGCCGTCATTTTCCTGCCCCATAGCGGAAGGCCGGCTGCGCCCCTCATCGGTCGATACGTTACCTCCCTTGAGGTCGTCATCGTTCAAAGCAAGCGATATCCAATATTCAATCGCGCGGTATCGATGACTGCGCTTGCAAAAGAAGGTTGGATCCTGAATCCGCAAGGCTGCGGATATCGGGCAGAATTGGAGCGCGCGATCGGAGAGATCGGCGAAAGCCTCCGTGTGGTGGTGGACACGTATGGGACGGAAATTCAGCTGCGGATGATTGCTTCCGGGCTCGGTCTCGGGGTGGTGCCGCGAAGCGTTCTTTATGCGAGCATGAGTCTGGACGAGCTTTCGATCGTCGAAGTATCCGATTTTTCGATGACTTTGGATATTTGGCTCGTGCATCTCAAAGAACTTGGCAATCTCAAGAAAGCCATCGAGGCTCTTCGAGAAACGGTGGCGGCCGGATTTATGCCCTACGCCCGCAATCAGAAGCGCGCCAAACTTGGAAGCACGAAGCGCGGCTGAGATTACGGGAACGTAATCATTTACACCAACACACGCTGGCGAGCCCGACAGGGACAAACTTAGTCTGATATTATTGCGGAGAGCCGAGCGCAACCGGCCAGGGACCTCCGGTCGCCCAGTCGAGCAACTCTATCGTATGCAGGGTTGGGATGCCCGCCGTTTGGCCGATTTGAATAATGCAACCAATATTTCCGGATGCAATGATGTCCGGTTTAACCTTGCGTATATTGGCGACCTTTCGGTCGCGTAGTTTCTGCGACAGTTCCGGTTGCAGGATGTTGTATGTACCGGCCGAACCACAGCAAATGTGACCCTCTGGAACATCGCGCACATCAAATCCCACTTTTTTGAGCAGGCGTTTCGGCAGATCCCTCACCTGCTGACCATGCTGTAAGGAGCATGCGGAATGATAGGCCACGGTTTCTCCGGTGCCTCGCGCTGGCACCAGCGGAACGTCAGCCAGATATTCAGTGATGTCTTTGGTGATGGACGACACACGACGTGCCTTCTCGGCATAGTCGCTATCCTCTCGCAGAGCGTAGGCATAGTCCTTGATTGTCGTTCCACAACCCGACGCCGTGATCACAATTGCATCGAGGCCTTTGCCATCCATTTCGGCAATCCAAGCATTAATATTCCGCCGCGCGTAGTCCAGTGAGGCAGCTTCCTTTCCCATATGATGCACAAGGGCGCCACAGCATCCCTCCCCTTTGGACAGCACCACTTCCACGCCATGCCTTGTCAAAAGACGGATCGTCGCCTCGTTGATGGACGGACGCAAAATCGGTTGGGCACATCCGGAGAGCAGAGCAACGCGCGCACGACGTGGCCCGTTCGCAACCAAACTTTGAGAAGTAATCTTTGCCAATGGCCCTAACTTTTGCTCAAGAGCCAAGTCAACCATAGCAACAATCTGACCGGTTCCAGGTATTCTCTTGAGTAAACCATGGAACGGACGCGCCAAGGCCGCGACTCGAAGCGCGAGCCGAAACCGATCACGGTGAGGAAGAACCAGCGCGATGAAGGTCCGCAGCAAGCGGTCCTTCCAAGGCCTCCTGTAGGTCTTTTCGATGTGCGCGCGAGCGTGATCGACCAGGTGCATGTAGTTTACACCGGACGGACATGTGGTCATACACGACAGGCATGACAAGCAACGGTCAACATGCTTCACGACTTCCGGCGTGCCAGGCCGGTCGTTCTCCAGCATGTCCTTGATAAGATATATGCGCCCGCGCGGGCTATCCAATTCGTCCCCCAGCAATACATAGGTAGGGCACGTCGCTGTGCAAAAGCCGCAATGTACGCAAGTGCGCAGAATTTTCTCCGCTTCGCGCGTATTGGCATCCAACAGTTGATCAGGCGAAAACTTCGTTTCCATGCTCAGATCCCTGCATACATGACGGCGGGGTTGAGAATGCGCGAGGGATCAACGCTTCTTTTGATCCCCGCGGTGATCTTCATCAATGGCTCCGCGAGCGGCTCGAAGACGGGAACGACATTTCTAAGCGAATTGGGCGCACGCACCAACGTAGCATGCCCCCCAAGGCGGCTCGTTCCCGCGCGGATCGCGCTCGCTGCCGCGTCGCCCATTCCTGGGACTGCCAGCCAGACAAGCCCACCTGACCAATCATAAAAATATCGCATGTTTTTCGCCTGCAACGATTGGATAAAGCGCGGGCCATCTGTCGGCTTGACCGATATGCGCCAAACGGCTTCGTCCGCTGGTTGCGCGAAGTATTTGACGTCCCGTACGTCAAGCCAAGCTTTCGCCGACGACGTTGCATCAAAAGGTTCAAACAATCCCCGGCCAGCCAGAAGCGTCTGCAATTCCTTGAGGCGATGGTCAACGGACGCGCGGATCCCCTCGATGCGAAGCAGCGTCCGGGATCGCGGGCCGATGAGACCCGCAGGCAAATGTGCCGCGCCCGAAATTTCGAATGGCGAACATACCGCTGTCGTGAGCGCAGCTACGCCCTGGCTATCGTCGAGGCCTTCACAGACCAGCGTGGACTGGCAATCTGGACCGCGGCAGAACCTTGAACGTCACTTCCGTCAACAGGCCAAGAGATCCGTATGCCCCGCACGAGAGCCTCGACAGATCGAGACCAGTCACGTTCTTCATCACCCGGCCGCCGGACTTAATCACCTCGCCTCGCCCATTGACAAAGCGAACACCAAGGAGGCTATCCCGAGCGGCACCGGCTTGGATACGACGCGGGCCAGCACTGTTGCAGGCGGTAACGCCGCCAATTGTCGGCTCTCCTGTTGTGCCGTAAAGAGCACGGTGATCCATCGGCTCGAACGGGAGCATCTGCCCATTGGCCGCGAGGAGCGTCTCGATCTCTTGAATGGAAGTG is drawn from Nitrobacteraceae bacterium AZCC 2146 and contains these coding sequences:
- a CDS encoding 4-oxalocrotonate tautomerase (product_source=KO:K01821; cath_funfam=3.30.429.10; cog=COG1942; ko=KO:K01821; pfam=PF14552; superfamily=55331), translating into MPLARINLSKDASAELVRTVSEAVYDAMVEVANVPANDKFQIITRHTADELVFPADGYLGIQYSRNIIFIQVTWVAGRSIEVKKEFYRRIAEDIHVKGKVSKSDIFINLVDSAREDWSFGNGEMQYAPK
- a CDS encoding DNA-binding transcriptional LysR family regulator (product_source=COG0583; cath_funfam=1.10.10.10,3.40.190.10; cog=COG0583; pfam=PF00126,PF03466; superfamily=46785,53850), which gives rise to MIDDLRAFVAVVDEKSLTKAASKLHLTQSAISRRIQQLEETLGASLLDRTNRPPNPTLLGSRVYEKAIPILHAINHLVALPKEDATPSGILRLGVTHAIGDMILADSIKRMREEFPLLDVRLRTEWSTGLSKQVICSDLDAAVIFLPHSGRPAAPLIGRYVTSLEVVIVQSKRYPIFNRAVSMTALAKEGWILNPQGCGYRAELERAIGEIGESLRVVVDTYGTEIQLRMIASGLGLGVVPRSVLYASMSLDELSIVEVSDFSMTLDIWLVHLKELGNLKKAIEALRETVAAGFMPYARNQKRAKLGSTKRG
- a CDS encoding glycolate oxidase iron-sulfur subunit (product_source=KO:K11473; cath_funfam=1.10.1060.10; cog=COG0247; ko=KO:K11473; pfam=PF02754,PF12838; superfamily=54862) translates to METKFSPDQLLDANTREAEKILRTCVHCGFCTATCPTYVLLGDELDSPRGRIYLIKDMLENDRPGTPEVVKHVDRCLSCLSCMTTCPSGVNYMHLVDHARAHIEKTYRRPWKDRLLRTFIALVLPHRDRFRLALRVAALARPFHGLLKRIPGTGQIVAMVDLALEQKLGPLAKITSQSLVANGPRRARVALLSGCAQPILRPSINEATIRLLTRHGVEVVLSKGEGCCGALVHHMGKEAASLDYARRNINAWIAEMDGKGLDAIVITASGCGTTIKDYAYALREDSDYAEKARRVSSITKDITEYLADVPLVPARGTGETVAYHSACSLQHGQQVRDLPKRLLKKVGFDVRDVPEGHICCGSAGTYNILQPELSQKLRDRKVANIRKVKPDIIASGNIGCIIQIGQTAGIPTLHTIELLDWATGGPWPVALGSPQ
- a CDS encoding FAD/FMN-containing dehydrogenase (product_source=COG0277; cath_funfam=1.10.45.10; cog=COG0277; smart=SM00278; superfamily=55103), producing the protein MPAGLIGPRSRTLLRIEGIRASVDHRLKELQTLLAGRGLFEPFDATSSAKAWLDVRDVKYFAQPADEAVWRISVKPTDGPRFIQSLQAKNMRYFYDWSGGLVWLAVPGMGDAAASAIRAGTSRLGGHATLVRAPNSLRNVVPVFEPLAEPLMKITAGIKRSVDPSRILNPAVMYAGI
- a CDS encoding FAD/FMN-containing dehydrogenase (product_source=COG0277; cath_funfam=3.30.465.10; cog=COG0277; pfam=PF01565; superfamily=56176), which produces MMSFADFSPASENEAALIIRDLFEAKRPISIHGGGTRSGLGRQVQADAAITTVALTGVTLYEPAEMVMSARAGTSIQEIETLLAANGQMLPFEPMDHRALYGTTGEPTIGGVTACNSAGPRRIQAGAARDSLLGVRFVNGRGEVIKSGGRVMKNVTGLDLSRLSCGAYGSLGLLTEVTFKVLPRSRLPVHAGL